The Azospirillum brasilense genome window below encodes:
- a CDS encoding DUF1178 family protein, with amino-acid sequence MILFVLKCTADHRFEAWFRNGDAYETQAAAKAIACPVCGDTHITKAPMAPRIAKGGRSREEAPRDGGASEAAPEVASGGGGAPAAPPAPATPPMPAELRERFAAEVMRQLTEVRRTVEANCDYVGDRFAEEARRIHYGETDPRGIYGEATDKEAEELKEEGVTFGRIPWLPRTNS; translated from the coding sequence ATGATCCTCTTCGTTCTGAAATGCACGGCCGACCACCGGTTCGAAGCCTGGTTCCGCAACGGCGACGCCTACGAGACGCAGGCCGCCGCCAAGGCCATCGCCTGCCCGGTCTGCGGCGACACGCACATCACCAAGGCCCCGATGGCCCCGCGCATTGCCAAAGGCGGGCGCTCCAGGGAGGAAGCCCCCCGGGACGGCGGCGCATCGGAGGCGGCGCCCGAGGTGGCGAGCGGCGGCGGCGGGGCTCCGGCCGCTCCCCCGGCACCGGCGACGCCGCCCATGCCGGCGGAACTGCGCGAGCGGTTCGCGGCTGAGGTTATGCGCCAATTGACAGAAGTTCGCCGCACGGTTGAAGCGAACTGCGATTACGTCGGGGATCGCTTCGCCGAGGAGGCCCGGCGCATCCATTATGGCGAAACCGACCCGCGTGGAATCTATGGCGAGGCCACCGACAAGGAAGCGGAAGAGTTGAAGGAGGAAGGTGTGACCTTTGGTCGCATACCTTGGCTTCCGCGCACCAATTCCTAA
- the mtnA gene encoding S-methyl-5-thioribose-1-phosphate isomerase, which produces MKIDGTAYRTIWPAQDGWSVEIIDQTRMPHDFAVARLTDLDEAAHAIRAMLVRGAPLIGATAAYGVALAMRADPSDAALEEAGTRLLATRPTAVNLRWALERMRARLAPLPPAARAEAAYAEAAVVCDEDVAINRAIGEHGAALIREAARRKAPGEPVNVLTHCNAGWLATVDWGTALAPVYVAFEEGIRLHVWVDETRPRNQGASLTAWELNRHGVPHTVVVDNTGGHLMQHGMVDLCIVGTDRTTATGDVCNKIGTYLKALAAHDNGVPFYVALPSPTIDWGMADGVRDIPIEERDAREVTELTGVTADGRIETIRVTPAGSPAVNYGFDVTPARLVTGLVTERGVCPASAEGLAGLFPERSGV; this is translated from the coding sequence ATGAAAATCGACGGCACGGCCTACCGCACCATCTGGCCGGCGCAGGACGGCTGGTCGGTGGAAATCATCGACCAGACGCGGATGCCGCATGATTTCGCCGTCGCGCGGCTGACCGACCTCGACGAGGCCGCCCATGCGATCCGGGCCATGCTGGTGCGCGGCGCGCCGCTGATCGGGGCGACCGCTGCCTACGGCGTCGCGCTGGCCATGCGGGCCGACCCGTCCGACGCGGCGCTGGAGGAGGCCGGCACGCGGCTGCTCGCCACCCGCCCGACCGCGGTCAACCTGCGCTGGGCGCTGGAGCGGATGCGCGCCCGTCTGGCGCCGCTGCCGCCCGCCGCCCGCGCCGAGGCCGCCTATGCCGAGGCCGCCGTGGTCTGCGACGAGGACGTCGCCATCAACCGCGCCATCGGCGAGCACGGCGCCGCCCTGATCCGCGAGGCCGCCCGCCGCAAGGCTCCGGGCGAACCGGTGAATGTGCTGACTCATTGCAACGCCGGCTGGCTCGCCACCGTTGATTGGGGCACGGCGCTCGCTCCGGTCTACGTCGCCTTCGAGGAGGGCATCCGCCTGCATGTCTGGGTGGACGAGACGCGCCCGCGCAACCAGGGCGCCAGCCTGACCGCCTGGGAGCTGAACCGCCACGGCGTGCCCCACACGGTGGTGGTGGACAACACCGGCGGCCATCTGATGCAGCACGGCATGGTGGATCTGTGCATCGTCGGCACCGACCGCACCACGGCCACCGGCGACGTCTGCAACAAGATCGGCACCTATCTGAAGGCCCTGGCCGCCCACGACAACGGCGTGCCCTTCTACGTCGCGCTGCCCTCGCCGACCATCGACTGGGGCATGGCGGATGGCGTGAGGGACATCCCCATCGAGGAGCGCGACGCCCGCGAGGTGACCGAGCTGACCGGCGTCACCGCCGACGGGCGGATCGAGACCATCCGCGTCACCCCGGCCGGCAGCCCAGCGGTCAATTACGGCTTCGACGTGACCCCGGCCCGTCTGGTCACCGGTCTGGTGACCGAGCGCGGCGTGTGTCCGGCCAGCGCGGAAGGGTTGGCGGGCTTGTTTCCCGAACGGAGTGGCGTGTGA
- a CDS encoding 3'-5' exonuclease, with product MQAVAIDFETANESRTSACSIGVAWIEDGRVVETEEHLIRPREMRFNPFNTAVHGLRAEDVAGAPEFPEVWHRFARRLEGRLVLAHNASFDISVLRHTLDDYGLAWPACSYLCTVVLARKAWPQLAAHKLNYLADHLGIALDHHRAGSDAEACGRIALAATHVLGLERLADIAAATGITLGQLTPGGYSPCKGGNPPRRRKLVPVV from the coding sequence ATGCAGGCCGTCGCCATCGATTTCGAAACCGCCAACGAATCGCGGACCAGCGCCTGCTCCATCGGCGTCGCCTGGATCGAGGACGGGCGCGTGGTGGAGACCGAGGAGCATCTGATCCGCCCGCGGGAGATGCGCTTCAACCCGTTCAACACCGCCGTCCACGGCCTGCGGGCGGAGGATGTCGCCGGCGCGCCGGAGTTCCCGGAGGTCTGGCACCGCTTCGCCCGGCGGCTGGAAGGCCGTCTGGTTCTGGCCCACAACGCGTCCTTCGACATCAGCGTGCTGCGCCACACGCTGGACGATTACGGTCTGGCCTGGCCGGCCTGTAGCTACCTCTGCACCGTCGTGCTGGCGCGCAAGGCGTGGCCGCAACTGGCCGCGCACAAGCTGAATTACCTGGCCGACCATCTGGGCATCGCGCTCGACCACCACCGCGCCGGCAGCGACGCCGAGGCCTGCGGGCGTATCGCGCTCGCCGCCACCCACGTGCTGGGTCTGGAGCGTCTGGCCGACATCGCCGCAGCCACCGGCATCACGCTGGGGCAGTTGACGCCGGGCGGCTACAGCCCCTGCAAGGGCGGCAACCCGCCGCGGCGCCGCAAGCTGGTGCCGGTGGTTTAG
- a CDS encoding cation acetate symporter, whose product MRSLVNRVGAAAVAAGALIPASVHAAAVEGAVQKQATNFSAIVMFLIFVLATLGITYWAARRTKSAKDFYAAGGGITGFQNGLAIAGDYMSAASFLGIAGLVYTSGFDGLIFSVGWLVGWPIILFLVAERLRNLGKYTFADVASYRFQQTPMRTMAACGSLATVTFYLIAQMVGAGKLIQLLFGLDYMWAVVIVGVLMIAYVTFGGMLATTWVQIIKAVLLLSGASFMAFAVLAKFGFSPEAMFATAVQVHPKATAIMAPGALISDPISAISLGMALMFGTAGLPHILMRFFTVSDAKEARKSVFFATGFIGYFYILTFIIGFGAIVLLLAPDATGAYPFLTAAPAAGALANPSTIIGGSNMAAIHTAHAVGGDLFFGFISAVAFATILAVVAGLTLAGASAVSHDLYASVIARGRASEHDEIRVSKITTVVIGIVSIFLGIAFENQNVAFMVGLAFVIAASANFPVLLMSMFWGRMTTRGAVLGGWIGLVSSVSLLIMGPTVWKSVLGNPTAIFPYDNPGIFTIPLSFLAIWFFSITDNSKAAQDEREAYKAQYIRSQTGLGAEGASAH is encoded by the coding sequence ATGCGTTCGCTGGTCAATCGTGTGGGCGCTGCGGCCGTCGCGGCCGGCGCGCTCATCCCCGCGTCGGTGCACGCGGCGGCGGTCGAAGGCGCGGTTCAGAAGCAGGCGACGAACTTCTCGGCGATCGTCATGTTCCTGATCTTCGTGCTGGCCACGCTCGGCATCACCTACTGGGCGGCGCGCCGCACGAAGTCGGCGAAGGACTTCTACGCCGCCGGCGGCGGCATCACCGGCTTCCAGAACGGCCTCGCCATCGCCGGCGACTACATGTCGGCGGCGTCCTTCCTCGGCATCGCCGGTCTCGTCTACACCTCCGGCTTCGACGGCCTGATCTTCTCGGTGGGTTGGCTGGTCGGCTGGCCGATCATCCTGTTCCTGGTCGCCGAGCGGCTGCGCAACCTCGGCAAGTACACCTTCGCCGACGTCGCCTCCTACCGCTTCCAGCAGACCCCGATGCGCACGATGGCCGCCTGCGGCTCGCTCGCCACGGTGACCTTCTACCTGATCGCCCAGATGGTCGGCGCCGGCAAGCTGATCCAGCTGCTGTTCGGCCTCGACTACATGTGGGCGGTGGTGATCGTCGGCGTTCTCATGATCGCCTACGTGACCTTCGGCGGCATGCTCGCCACCACCTGGGTGCAGATCATCAAGGCGGTGCTGCTGCTGTCGGGCGCGTCCTTCATGGCCTTCGCGGTGCTCGCCAAGTTCGGCTTCAGCCCCGAGGCGATGTTCGCCACAGCCGTGCAGGTCCACCCGAAGGCGACCGCCATCATGGCGCCGGGCGCCCTCATCTCCGACCCGATCTCGGCAATCTCGCTGGGCATGGCGCTGATGTTCGGCACCGCCGGCCTGCCGCACATCCTGATGCGCTTCTTCACGGTGTCGGACGCCAAGGAAGCCCGCAAGTCGGTGTTCTTCGCGACCGGCTTCATCGGCTACTTCTACATCCTGACCTTCATCATCGGCTTCGGCGCCATCGTGCTGCTGCTGGCCCCGGACGCCACCGGCGCCTATCCGTTCCTGACCGCGGCCCCCGCGGCTGGCGCGCTGGCCAACCCGTCGACCATCATCGGCGGCTCGAACATGGCGGCCATCCACACCGCGCACGCGGTGGGCGGCGACCTGTTCTTCGGCTTCATCTCGGCGGTGGCCTTCGCCACCATCCTCGCGGTGGTCGCGGGTCTGACGCTGGCCGGCGCCTCGGCCGTGTCGCACGATCTGTACGCCTCGGTGATCGCCAGGGGCCGTGCGTCGGAGCATGACGAGATCCGCGTGTCGAAGATCACCACGGTGGTCATCGGCATCGTCTCGATCTTCCTCGGCATCGCCTTCGAGAACCAGAACGTGGCCTTCATGGTCGGCCTCGCCTTCGTGATCGCGGCCTCGGCGAACTTCCCCGTTCTGCTGATGTCGATGTTCTGGGGCCGGATGACCACCCGCGGCGCCGTTCTCGGCGGCTGGATCGGTCTGGTCTCGTCGGTCAGCCTGCTGATCATGGGGCCGACCGTGTGGAAGTCGGTGCTGGGCAACCCGACCGCCATCTTCCCGTACGACAACCCGGGCATCTTCACCATCCCGCTGTCGTTCCTGGCGATCTGGTTCTTCTCGATCACCGACAACAGCAAGGCCGCGCAGGACGAGCGCGAGGCTTACAAGGCGCAGTACATCCGGTCGCAGACCGGCCTGGGCGCCGAAGGGGCCTCTGCTCACTAA
- a CDS encoding sensor histidine kinase — protein sequence MPLRALRSKGSPLLYRMPGSALVLMVCAVALLLTLGLSASFALRDRAAALQHAQDTAGNASLLVAEHAARLVETSDLILKQAVQLAGPADAPLPSDRASWERYAALVRGTPYLVSIWLFDADGNAVLSTRRFPTPAMNVADRDYFVTQRTGGSGAGGNLFITALDNSRYSQEPLILLSRPLAAAPGQFRGVALVAVSPRYVRDIYKSFDFDYARSITLRRADGTVLLHETQGPDATDSAAAEAAGEPEISALRRVDSVPVTAEVAIPVSSVMERWRGQLWTYISYALAALAAVSVVGGMALQRARRERQAENALQHAYDTLEERVHQRTAELEQTNAQLETVVTDKEILLKEVQHRVKNNLQVICSLLRLQAARIDEPARRAFDESLRRIQCMSLMQELLYRSDQPARIDFADYLRQLCDGLVRSTNPTGARLTVNAPQPWSLDVDQATPLALIASELVSNALLHAFPLGHPGTVTVDLLPEGREGMRMTVRDDGTGLPADPSAPQRRQNGLGLVLVRALAQQAGADVTIDRQPDGGPGTRFIVSVPTLAKTENKAA from the coding sequence ATGCCCCTGCGTGCCCTGCGATCCAAAGGTTCCCCTCTGCTCTACCGGATGCCGGGGTCGGCGCTGGTCCTGATGGTTTGCGCGGTGGCGCTGCTGCTGACGCTCGGGCTGTCGGCCAGCTTCGCGTTGCGCGACCGGGCGGCGGCCCTGCAGCACGCCCAGGACACCGCCGGCAACGCCAGCCTGCTGGTCGCCGAGCACGCGGCCCGGCTGGTGGAGACCAGCGACCTGATCCTGAAGCAGGCGGTCCAGCTCGCCGGACCGGCGGACGCCCCGCTGCCCAGCGACCGGGCGAGCTGGGAGCGCTACGCGGCGCTGGTGCGCGGCACGCCCTATCTGGTGTCGATCTGGCTGTTCGACGCCGATGGAAACGCCGTCCTGAGCACGCGCCGCTTTCCCACCCCGGCGATGAACGTCGCCGACCGCGATTACTTCGTGACCCAACGGACGGGCGGCAGCGGGGCGGGGGGAAATCTCTTCATCACCGCGCTGGACAACAGCCGCTACAGCCAGGAGCCGCTGATCCTCCTCTCGCGCCCTCTGGCCGCTGCACCCGGGCAATTCCGCGGGGTGGCCCTGGTCGCCGTCTCGCCGCGCTACGTCCGCGACATCTACAAGAGCTTCGACTTCGATTACGCCCGCTCCATCACCCTGCGCCGGGCCGACGGCACGGTGCTGCTGCACGAGACCCAAGGGCCGGACGCCACCGACAGCGCCGCGGCGGAGGCTGCCGGAGAGCCGGAAATCTCCGCGCTGCGCCGGGTGGACAGCGTGCCCGTGACCGCCGAGGTGGCCATTCCGGTGAGCAGCGTCATGGAGCGCTGGCGCGGCCAGCTCTGGACCTATATCTCCTACGCGCTGGCGGCCTTGGCCGCCGTGTCGGTGGTCGGCGGGATGGCCCTTCAGCGCGCCCGGCGGGAGCGGCAGGCGGAGAACGCGCTCCAGCACGCCTACGACACGCTGGAGGAGCGGGTGCACCAGCGCACGGCGGAGTTGGAGCAGACCAACGCCCAACTCGAAACGGTGGTGACCGACAAGGAGATCCTGCTGAAGGAGGTCCAGCACCGGGTGAAGAACAACCTTCAGGTCATCTGCAGTCTGCTGCGCCTTCAGGCCGCCCGCATCGACGAGCCGGCCCGCCGCGCCTTCGACGAGAGCCTGCGCCGCATCCAGTGCATGAGCCTGATGCAGGAGCTGCTCTACCGCTCTGACCAGCCGGCGCGCATCGACTTCGCCGATTACCTGCGCCAGCTCTGCGACGGGCTGGTCCGCTCGACCAACCCGACCGGGGCGCGGTTGACGGTGAATGCTCCCCAGCCCTGGAGCCTGGACGTGGATCAGGCCACCCCCCTCGCCCTGATCGCCAGTGAGCTGGTGTCCAACGCGCTGCTCCACGCCTTCCCCCTCGGCCATCCCGGCACGGTGACGGTGGACCTGCTGCCGGAAGGAAGGGAGGGCATGCGGATGACGGTGCGCGACGACGGCACCGGCCTGCCGGCCGATCCGTCCGCCCCCCAAAGGCGCCAGAACGGGCTGGGGCTGGTTCTCGTCCGGGCGCTGGCCCAGCAGGCCGGTGCCGACGTGACCATCGACCGCCAGCCGGACGGCGGGCCGGGCACCCGCTTCATCGTGTCGGTGCCCACCCTCGCGAAGACCGAGAACAAGGCGGCCTGA
- a CDS encoding DUF485 domain-containing protein translates to MKENAQRILANPKFQELVQKRSAFAWTLSIAMLVIYFGFILLVAFGKGFLGTPIGNGVTTWGIPVGLFTIVSAFILTGIYVHRANGEFDELNRQIMEESK, encoded by the coding sequence ATGAAAGAAAACGCTCAAAGGATTCTCGCGAATCCCAAGTTTCAGGAGCTGGTGCAGAAGCGTAGCGCATTCGCGTGGACGCTTTCGATCGCCATGCTCGTCATCTACTTCGGCTTCATCCTGCTGGTCGCCTTCGGCAAGGGGTTCCTGGGTACCCCGATCGGCAATGGCGTGACCACCTGGGGTATCCCCGTCGGCCTCTTCACCATCGTCTCGGCCTTCATCCTGACCGGCATCTACGTGCACCGGGCGAACGGCGAGTTCGATGAGCTGAACCGGCAGATCATGGAGGAGTCGAAGTGA
- a CDS encoding DNA polymerase III codes for MPTETIASVVANGVMAAPVAEAAAGAAGLHAEHPDRALLLSGEESGERVAIHCEATSFDVATADLRGVAALRIRGSRVLTSQRLILSFWPTEPAEPALSRLLAFIGNRPLVGYYLDFTVGLLDRLVQPMVGMALPNQRIEVSSLYYGRKAKAPGKYAVDLRLDSILRDLDLPPRAGEDAYASALASAMVYLRLEPPQP; via the coding sequence ATGCCGACCGAAACCATTGCCAGCGTGGTGGCCAACGGAGTAATGGCCGCCCCTGTCGCCGAGGCGGCCGCTGGCGCCGCCGGCCTTCATGCCGAGCATCCCGACCGCGCTCTGCTGTTGTCGGGGGAGGAAAGCGGGGAGCGGGTGGCGATCCATTGCGAGGCCACCTCCTTCGACGTGGCCACGGCGGATCTGCGCGGCGTCGCCGCTCTGCGCATCCGCGGCAGCCGTGTCCTGACCAGCCAGCGCCTGATCCTGTCCTTCTGGCCCACCGAACCGGCGGAGCCCGCGCTGTCCCGCCTGCTGGCCTTCATCGGCAACCGGCCGCTGGTCGGTTACTACCTGGATTTCACCGTAGGGCTCCTGGATCGGCTGGTGCAGCCGATGGTGGGCATGGCATTGCCGAACCAGCGCATCGAGGTGTCCAGCCTCTATTATGGCCGCAAGGCCAAGGCGCCCGGCAAATACGCGGTCGATCTGCGGCTGGACAGCATCCTGCGTGATCTCGACCTGCCGCCGCGTGCCGGGGAGGACGCCTATGCCAGCGCGCTCGCCTCCGCCATGGTCTATCTGCGCCTGGAGCCGCCGCAGCCCTGA
- a CDS encoding putative nucleotidyltransferase substrate binding domain-containing protein, whose protein sequence is MSDAFDFSVSPFDRLTLDQRQRLAAALDLGVYVRDGVILSRDEPADCLFVVRQGLVHERQGGEVVAVHGAHDSFDLQALFSDGRARSFVAAEDTLCDLVPRQVLLELAHENAAFGAVIQQGFADRLSALANERANRETAALTMARIRQAYLHPPVFVEAGASLRDAAAAMKRNQASSVLVREGNLKDGGRVGILTGTDLRDLVVLEGRPVDSPVGPLARYELLALDRDDLLFNALILMTKHSVRRLVVTEQGEIAGLLEQTDLLAVLSNHSQVIALKVDRADSPEDLGRASQDIVGLIRTLHGTGVKVSFIADLVTELNRKIFRRLFELLAPPDLLANSCLIVMGSEGRGEQLLKTDQDNGLILRDGYDCPSLPQVTDAFTRHLVEFGYPPCPGRIMVSNPDWTRPLAQYKDSLFHWIHRPDEAAQMNLAIFYDAAAVAGDAALLAEAKGYLLGRLQDNQMFFTAFARPALAFDTPSGLFGGLFERRRNEAVDIKKAGIFPIVHGVRALALEKHRTETNTTERIWALADQGVLDRGMAGELADAFSFLSTLRLKAGLDGSVSGTQTDNLVRTESLGKLDRDQFKDCLALVKKFKELLAYHFHLNH, encoded by the coding sequence TTGTCCGACGCTTTCGATTTCTCCGTCTCCCCCTTCGATCGCCTGACCCTGGATCAGCGGCAGCGGCTCGCCGCGGCGCTCGACCTCGGGGTCTATGTCCGGGATGGCGTGATCCTGAGCCGGGACGAGCCGGCGGACTGCCTGTTCGTGGTGCGGCAGGGGCTGGTCCACGAACGCCAGGGCGGCGAGGTGGTGGCGGTGCACGGCGCACACGACAGCTTCGACCTCCAGGCTCTGTTCTCCGACGGCCGGGCGCGCAGCTTCGTCGCGGCGGAGGACACGCTGTGCGATCTGGTTCCCCGCCAAGTCCTCCTTGAACTCGCCCACGAGAACGCCGCGTTCGGCGCGGTGATCCAGCAGGGCTTCGCCGACCGGCTGAGCGCGCTGGCCAACGAGCGCGCGAACCGCGAAACCGCCGCGTTGACCATGGCGCGCATCCGGCAGGCCTATCTGCACCCGCCGGTCTTCGTCGAGGCCGGGGCGTCCCTGCGCGACGCGGCGGCGGCGATGAAGCGCAACCAGGCGAGCAGCGTGCTGGTCCGCGAGGGCAATCTGAAGGATGGTGGGCGCGTCGGCATCCTGACCGGCACCGACCTGCGCGACCTCGTGGTGCTGGAGGGGCGCCCGGTGGACAGCCCGGTCGGGCCGCTCGCCCGCTACGAGCTGCTGGCGCTGGACCGTGACGATCTGCTGTTCAACGCGCTGATCCTGATGACCAAGCATTCGGTGCGCCGTCTGGTCGTCACCGAGCAGGGCGAGATCGCGGGCCTGCTGGAGCAGACCGACCTGCTGGCCGTCCTGTCCAACCATTCCCAGGTCATCGCGCTCAAGGTCGACCGCGCGGACTCGCCGGAGGATCTGGGTCGGGCCAGCCAGGACATCGTCGGGCTGATCCGCACGCTGCACGGCACGGGCGTCAAGGTGTCCTTCATCGCCGACCTCGTGACCGAGCTGAACCGCAAGATCTTCCGCCGCCTGTTCGAACTGCTGGCGCCCCCGGACCTGCTGGCCAATTCCTGCCTGATCGTGATGGGCAGCGAGGGGCGCGGCGAGCAGCTTCTGAAGACCGACCAGGACAACGGGCTGATTTTGCGCGACGGCTACGACTGCCCGTCGCTGCCGCAGGTGACCGACGCCTTCACCCGCCATCTGGTCGAATTCGGCTACCCGCCCTGCCCGGGGCGGATCATGGTGTCCAACCCGGACTGGACGCGCCCGCTGGCGCAATACAAGGATTCCCTCTTCCACTGGATCCACCGCCCCGACGAAGCGGCGCAGATGAACCTCGCCATCTTCTACGACGCGGCGGCGGTGGCCGGTGATGCCGCCCTGCTGGCCGAGGCGAAGGGCTATCTGCTTGGCCGGCTTCAGGACAACCAGATGTTCTTCACCGCCTTCGCCCGCCCGGCGCTCGCCTTCGACACGCCGTCGGGTCTGTTCGGCGGCCTGTTCGAGCGGCGCCGCAACGAGGCGGTGGACATCAAGAAGGCCGGCATCTTCCCCATCGTCCACGGCGTCCGCGCGCTGGCGCTGGAAAAGCACAGGACGGAAACCAACACGACCGAGCGCATCTGGGCGCTCGCCGACCAGGGTGTTCTCGACCGCGGCATGGCGGGCGAATTGGCCGACGCCTTCAGCTTCCTGTCCACGCTGCGCCTGAAGGCCGGGCTGGACGGCAGCGTGTCCGGCACCCAGACCGACAACCTCGTCCGCACGGAGTCGCTGGGCAAGCTCGACCGCGACCAGTTCAAGGACTGTCTGGCGCTGGTGAAGAAGTTCAAGGAACTGCTCGCCTACCACTTCCACCTGAACCATTGA